A DNA window from Fragaria vesca subsp. vesca linkage group LG3, FraVesHawaii_1.0, whole genome shotgun sequence contains the following coding sequences:
- the LOC101302437 gene encoding 60S ribosomal protein L31-like, with amino-acid sequence MVEKTSRGRKEEVVTREYTINLHKRLHGCTFKKKAPNAIKEIRKFAQKAMGTTDVRVDVKLNKHIWSRGIRSVPRRVRVRIARRRNDEEDAKKELYSLVTVTEVPPEGLKGLGTKVIDGDD; translated from the exons ATGGTGGAGAAGACGAGTCGCGGAAGAAAAGAAGAGGTGGTGACCAGAGAGTACACCATCAATCTTCACAAGCGCCTCCATGGATG CACATTCAAAAAGAAGGCACCAAATGCCATCAAGGAGATTCGGAAGTTTGCTCAGAAGGCCATGGGAACCACAGATGTCAGGGTCGATGTGAAGCTCAACAAGCACATTTGGAGTCGGGGGATCCGAAGTGTGCCGAGGAGGGTTCGTGTTCGCATTGCTCGCAGAAGGAACGATGAGGAAGATGCCAAAAAGGAGCTATACTCTCTGGTAACAGTCACTGAGGTTCCACCAGAGGGTCTCAAGGGATTAGGCACTAAGGTCATCGATGGAGACGACTGA
- the LOC101301567 gene encoding pre-mRNA-splicing factor CWC22 homolog produces MARRHSSESSDDDVRGARDKYRKSESRMNNHIEQGEIDSSDSDRDNRTKKRGRLDDEEERERSSERDLSGRGRWRGDRQDRDRHTSDEDGEEKERERKTENGNRQRENGNGDTGREHRSSEEDDERLKRYRHESGHRRRENEDGRRSGDRHSRRYSDRRDEREERRKSEWRRDSRDDGRRRDSRDDGRRRDSRDDERQSRHRNRADDGDVKYHRNKEVNERREDTERDDRMLENSKPQGRSTVQEGNLNTNMANLGKTGGVYIPPYKLARMMKEVEDKSSVEYQRLTWDALRKSINGLVNKVNAANIKNIIPEIFAENLIRGRGLFCRSCMKSQMASPGFTDVFAAFVAVVNTKFPEVGELLLRRIVLQLKRAFKRNDKPQLLAAVKFIAHLVNQQVAHEIIALELLTVLLENPTDDSVEVAVGFVTECGSILQDLSPKGLHGIFERFRGILHEGEIDKRVQFLIEGLFAIRKAKFQGHPAVRPELDLVEQEDQLTHEISLQEEINPEITLDIFKPDPDFIENEKRYEEVKKTILGDDSEEEGSDAASDGEDDDDDDDEDDEEEDEQQMIIRDETETNLVNLRRTIYLTIMSSVDFEEAGHKLLKIKLEPGQEMELCVMLLECCSQERTYLRYYGLLGQRFCMINRIHQENFEKCFVQQYSMIHRLETNKLRNVAKFFAHLLGTDALPWHCLAYIRLTEEDTTSSSRIFIKILFQELSEHLGIRLLNERLTDPAMQDSYESIFPRDNPKNTRFAINFFTSIGLGGITENLREYLKHMPRLIMQQQRAASDVESDSSGSSGSDSDSESASSESESESESSSSESESDRDERRKKKRRRN; encoded by the exons ATGGCTAGACGGCACAGTAGTGAATCGAGTGATGATGATGTGAGGGGTGCAAGAGATAAATACCGTAAAAGTGAGTCCAGGATGAACAATCATATTGAGCAGGGTGAAATCGATTCGTCGGATTCTGATAGAGATAATAGAACAAAGAAACGAGGGAGATTGGATGATGAGGAGGAGAGGGAAAGGTCCAGTGAGAGGGATCTCAGTGGACGTGGAAGGTGGCGTGGTGATCGTCAAGATAGGGATCGACACACTTCTGATGAAGACGGTGAGGAGAAAGAAAGGGAAAGGAAAACTGAAAATGGGAACAGACAACGTGAAAACGGGAATGGTGACACAGGTAGAGAACATAGAAGTTCTGAAGAAGATGATGAGCGACTGAAGAGATACCGACATGAGAGTGGACATAGAAGGCGGGAAAATGAGGATGGTCGAAGAAGTGGGGACAGGCATTCACGTCGTTACTCTGACCGCAGGGATGAAAGGGAAGAGCGTAGAAAGTCAGAATGGAGAAGGGATAGTAGAGATGATGGAAGGAGAAGGGATAGTAGAGATGATGGAAGGAGAAGGGATAGTAGAGATGATGAAAGGCAAAGTAGGCATAGAAACCGGGCTGATGATGGTGATGTGAAGTATCACAGAAATAAGGAGGTGAATGAAAGACGAGAAGACACTGAGCGAGATGATAGGATGCTTGAGAATTCAAAACCTCAAGGACGGTCAACAGTGCAAGAGGGAAATCTGAATACAAATATGGCAAATTTGGGAAAGACCGGAGGAGTTTATATTCCACCTTATAAGTTGGCGCGAATGATGAAGGAGGTGGAAGATAAAAGTAGTGTTGAGTATCAGCGCTTAACATGGGATGCCCTCCGAAAGAGCATCAATGGGCTTGTGAACAAAGTCAATGCTGCAAACATTAAAAATATAATTCCAGAAATATTTGCAGAGAACCTCATTCGTGGAAGGGGTCTCTTTTGTCGATCCTGTATGAAATCTCAGATGGCTTCTCCAGGCTTTACAGATGTTTTTGCGGCCTTCGTTGCTGTTGTTAACACCAAGTTTCCTGAGGTTGGTGAACTTCTGTTGAGAAGAATTGTCTTGCAGCTTAAGAGAGCTTTTAAGCGGAACGACAAG CCACAACTACTAGCTGCTGTTAAGTTTATCGCTCATCTTGTCAACCAACAAGTGGCTCATGAGATTATAGCATTGGAATTGCTCACTGTGCTGCTCGAGAACCCTACCGATGATAGTGTTGAAGTTGCTGTTGGCTTTGTCACAGAGTGTGGATCAATACTTCAAGACCTTTCACCTAAAGGGCTCCATG GTATCTTTGAGCGTTTTCGTGGAATTCTGCATGAAGGAGAAATTGATAAACGAGTTCAATTTTTGATTGAAGGCTTATTTGCTATACGGAAAGCAAAGTTTCAG GGGCACCCAGCTGTTCGTCCAGAACTGGACCTTGTGGAGCAAGAAGACCAGTTAACCCACGAAATTTCTCTTCAAGAGGAGATAAATCCAGAAATTACCCTTG ATATTTTTAAGCCTGATCCTGATTTCATTGAGAATGAGAAGCGCTATGAAGAGGTGAAGAAAACAATTCTCGGTGACGACTCTGAAGAGGAAGGCTCTGATGCAGCTTCAGATGGTGAGGATGATGATGACGACGACGATGAAGACGATGAAGAAGAGGATGAGCAGCAAATGATTATTAGAGATGAGACGGAAACAAATCTTGTGAATCTTCGAAGGACAATATATCTGACTATCATGTCCAGTGTAGATTTTGAGGAAGCAGGTCATAAGCTCCTTAAGATTAAGCTTGAGCCAGGCCAAGAG ATGGAGCTATGTGTCATGCTTTTGGAATGTTGCAGTCAGGAGAGAACGTACCTCCGCTATTATGGTCTCTTGGGACAGCGGTTCTGCATGATCAACAGAATCCACCAGGAAAATTTTGAGAAGTGTTTTGTCCAACAGTATTCAATGATTCACCGGCTTGAAACAAATAAGCTACGTAATGTAGCTAAGTTTTTTGCGCATTTACTCGGAACAGATGCCCTTCCGTGGCATTGCTTAGCCTATATACGGTTAACTGAAGAGGACACCACTTCTTCTTCTCGTATTTTCATCAAGATCCTTTTCCAG GAATTGTCTGAGCATCTTGGTATTCGTCTGCTTAATGAGCGGCTGACTGATCCTGCTATGCAAGACTCTTATGAATCTATTTTCCCAAGGGATAACCCCAAGAACACCCGCTTTGCTATCAACTTTTTCACATCCATTGGGCTTGGTGGCATCACTGAAAACCTGCGTGAGTATTTGAAGCACATGCCACGCCTTATCATGCAACAACAAAGAGCAGCGTCAGATGTAGAATCCGACAGTTCTGGTTCATCGGGTTCAGACTCTGACTCAGAATCGGCTAGCTCCGAGTCGGAATCAGAATCAGAATCATCAAGCTCTGAAAGTGAAAGTGATCGCGATGAAAGACGCAAGAAGAAACGTAGGAGAAACTAG
- the LOC101301854 gene encoding uncharacterized protein LOC101301854: protein MEMKSFGFVDMPSVFVIFLLCVWGCGFAVGKECTNSVDSWMQSHTLRFELLNSNNETLKNEVFSHYHLTPSDDAAWLNLLPRKILREEDEYEWSVMYRKMKHAGGGSEAPGGFLKEVSLHDVRLDPTSQHGKAQQTNLEYLLMLDSDSLLWSFRKTAGLATPGEPYDAKDSWEKPSSELRGHFVGHYLSASAMMWASTHNDTLKEKMSGIVSSLALCQNEIGSGYLSAFPTLEFDKLENITYVWAPYYTIHKILAGLLDQYTLAGSDQAFSMVKWMVEYFYKRIQNVISKYSIARHYMSLNEEAGGMNDILYKLYTITGDTKHLLLAHLFDKPCFLGLLAVKADDIAGYHTNTHVPVVIGAQKRYEVTGEPLYKEMGIFFMDIVNSSHTYATGGTSVSEFWSAPKRLATTLQTENEESCVTYNMLKVSRTLFRWTKEPAYADFYERALTNGVLGIQRGTEPGVMIYMLPLGSGRSKAISYHGWGSPFDHFWCCYGTGIESFSKLGDSIYFEEEGETPSLYIIQYISSSLDWKSGNVVLNQTVDNINPWDPYLRITLTFSPTKGTGKSSTLNLRMPIWTDSDGAKVALNGQSLHPSAPGSFLQIANKWSHGDTVTLQLPISLRTEAIKDDRAEYASVQAILYGPVLLAAHTSGDWDLRTKSIDSLSDWITPIPSSYNSYLVSFSQEYENSTFALANVNQTIELDNFPEAGTAASVHATFRLILDDLSTKVSKAQDAIGKSVMLELFDLPGQVLGHQGKEKNLVIADSSYSRVKKVFRLVPGLDGKTASISLESESDNGCFVYSTESEVNAILKLGCNTDSSNVGFNQAASFVMKSGISQYHPISFVAQGKDRNFLLQPLSSFMDEFYTPYLNITTV, encoded by the exons ATGGAAATGAAGAGTTTTGGGTTTGTTGATATGCCATCTGTGTTTGTGATTTTTCTGCTCTGTGTATGGGGATGTGGTTTTGCTGTGGGTAAGGAGTGTACAAACTCTGTTGATTCTTGGATGCAATCACATACTCTTCGGTTTGAGCTTTTAAATTCCAATAATGAAACTTTGAAGAATGAGGTGTTCTCACACTACCACTTGACACCAAGTGATGATGCTGCTTGGTTGAATTTGCTTCCAAGAAAGATATTGAGGGAGGAAGATGAATATGAGTGGTCAGTGATGTACCGGAAGATGAAACACGCCGGTGGTGGTTCTGAGGCCCCCGGAGGTTTTCTCAAGGAAGTGTCATTGCATGATGTGAGGTTGGATCCAACCTCACAACATGGGAAGGCACAGCAGACAAATCTAGAGTACCTGTTGATGTTGGATTCAGACAGTTTACTTTGGAGCTTTCGAAAGACAGCTGGTTTAGCAACCCCCGGAGAACCATATGATGCCAAAGATTCGTGGGAGAAACCGTCTAGTGAACTGCGGGGTCATTTTGTAG GGCATTATCTGAGTGCGTCGGCAATGATGTGGGCTAGTACTCATAATGATACTCTCAAAGAGAAGATGTCCGGGATTGTGTCAAGTCTTGCTCTTTGTCAGAATGAAATTGGCAGTGGATATCTTTCAGCTTTTCCAACCTTGGAATTTGATAAATTGGAAAATATTACATATGTCTGGGCTCCTTATTATACCATTCACAAG ATCTTGGCAGGCCTGTTGGATCAGTATACACTTGCTGGTAGTGATCAAGCTTTTAGTATGGTGAAATGGATGGTTGAGTACTTCTACAAACGTATTCAGAATGTGATATCGAAGTACAGTATAGCAAGACATTATATGTCACTCAATGAAGAAGCCGGTGGCATGAATGACATTCTTTATAAGCTATATACTATCACG GGAGATACGAAGCATTTATTGTTGGCTCATCTTTTTGACAAACCCTGCTTTCTAGGACTGTTGGCAGTGAAG GCTGATGACATAGCTGGTTATCACACTAACACACATGTTCCAGTTGTCATTGGTGCTCAAAAGCGGTATGAAGTCACTGGTGAACCTCTTTATAAG GAAATGGGGATTTTCTTTATGGACATTGTTAACTCTTCTCACACTTATGCAACAGGAGGGACATCAGTCAGCGAGTTTTG GTCAGCACCTAAAAGATTGGCGACCACTCTACAGACAGAGAATGAGGAATCATGTGTAACTTATAACATGCTGAAG GTCTCTCGCACCCTCTTTAGATGGACCAAAGAACCGGCATATGCGGATTTTTATGAGCGAGCTCTAACAAATGGTGTGCTGGGTATCCAAAGAGGAACTGAGCCTGGAGTCATGATCTACATGCTGCCACTAGGCAGTGGACGGTCGAAGGCCATAAGCTATCATGGTTGGGGATCACCATTCGATCATTTCTGGTGCTGCTATGGCACTG GGATTGAATCGTTCTCAAAGTTGGGAGATTCTATATATTTTGAAGAGGAAGGTGAAACGCCTAGTCTTTACATTATCCAGTATATATCAAGCTCGCTTGATTGGAAATCTGGGAATGTTGTACTCAATCAGACAGTTGATAATATCAATCCCTGGGATCCGTACCTTAGAATCACGTTAACATTTTCTCCAACGAAG GGGACAGGCAAATCATCTACCTTGAACTTGCGAATGCCAATTTGGACAGATTCAGATGGTGCAAAGGTAGCATTGAATGGTCAAAGTCTGCATCCATCAGCTCCAG GTAGTTTCCTACAAATAGCAAATAAATGGAGCCATGGTGACACAGTAACTCTTCAGCTACCCATTAGTCTGAGAACAGAAGCTATTAAAG ATGATCGGGCAGAGTATGCTTCAGTCCAGGCAATTCTTTATGGTCCGGTTCTGCTTGCAGCTCATACCAGTGGTGACTGGGACCTCCGAACTAAGTCAATCGACTCTCTTTCAGACTGGATTACTCCAATCCCGTCCTCGTACAATAGTTATTTGGTATCTTTCTCCCAAGAGTATGAAAACTCAACGTTTGCCTTGGCCAATGTAAACCAGACGATTGAACTAGACAACTTCCCGGAAGCAGGCACTGCTGCTTCCGTTCATGCTACTTTCAGACTCATTTTAGATGACTTGTCAACCAAAGTTTCCAAAGCGCAAGATGCTATTGGAAAATCAGTCATGCTAGAACTATTTGATCTTCCTGGACAGGTTCTTGGGCATCAAGGGAAAGAGAAGAACCTTGTGATAGCAGATTCTTCATATAGCAGGGTCAAAAAGGTTTTTCGCTTGGTTCCAGGTTTGGATGGAAAGACTGCCTCGATCTCCTTAGAGTCGGAAAGTGACAATGGTTGTTTTGTCTATAGCACAGAGTCTGAAGTTAATGCAATATTGAAGCTTGGCTGCAATACAGATTCATCAAACGTTGGATTCAATCAGGCAGCTAGCTTTGTAATGAAGAGCGGAATCAGTCAGTATCATCCTATCAGCTTCGTTGCCCAAGGAAAGGATAGGAATTTTCTTCTACAGCCATTGTCAAGCTTCATGGATGAATTTTATACTCCCTATCTCAACATAACTACTGTTTAA
- the LOC101297821 gene encoding pre-mRNA-splicing factor CWC22 homolog, producing MLQNEPQALSTLLEGNVDTNLSNLGQNGGVYIPPNEIPLQEETNLVNLRRTIYLTIMSASVDYKEAGDKLLQIMLEPGQEMELCVMLLKCCSQERSYLRYYGLLGQRLCMINRIHQENFEKCFVEQYSMIHQLETNELHNVAKFFAHLLGTDALPWHCLANIRLTEEDTTASSRIFIKILFQELAEHLGIRLLNERLEDPATQDFYDSILPRDTPKNTRFAINFFTSIGLGGITGNLCEYLKHISRIIMQQQKAASGSDSESELDSSETEPVSESSSSESESDHDERREKKRRRN from the exons ATGCTTCAAAACGAACCTCAAGCACTGTCAACTTTGCTAGAAGGAAATGTGGATACTAATTTGTCAAATTTGGGACAGAATGGTGGAGTTTACATTCCGCCCAATGAGATTCCTCTTCAAGAGGAGACAAATCTGGTGAATCTTCGAAGGACAATATATCTGACAATCATGTCCGCCAGTGTAGATTATAAGGAAGCAGGTGATAAGCTCCTTCAGATTATGCTTGAGCCAGGTCAAGAG ATGGAGTTATGCGTCATGCTTTTGAAATGTTGTAGTCAGGAGAGGTCTTACCTCCGCTATTATGGTCTCTTGGGACAGCGGCTCTGCATGATCAACAGAATCCACCAGGAAAATTTCGAGAAATGTTTTGTTGAACAGTATTCCATGATTCACCAGCTTGAGACGAATGAGCTACATAATGTAGCTAAGTTTTTTGCGCATTTACTCGGAACAGATGCCCTTCCGTGGCATTGCTTGGCCAATATACGGTTAACTGAAGAGGACACCACTGCATCTTCTCGAATTTTCATCAAGATCCTTTTCCAG GAATTGGCCGAACATCTTGGTATTCGTCTGCTTAATGAGCGGCTAGAAGATCCGGCAACGCAAGACTTTTACGACTCTATTTTACCAAGGGACACTCCCAAGAACACCCGTTTTGCTATTAACTTTTTCACATCCATTGGGCTTGGTGGCATCACTGGGAACTTGTGTGAGTATTTGAAGCACATATCACGCATTATCATGCAACAACAAAAAGCAGCGTCTGGTTCAGACTCAGAATCAGAGTTGGATAGTTCTGAGACAGAACCAGTATCAGAATCATCAAGTTCTGAAAGTGAAAGTGATCACGATGAAAGACGCGAGAAGAAACGTAGGAGAAATTAG
- the LOC101302146 gene encoding DNA-damage-repair/toleration protein DRT100-like, translated as MKTLLVIVAVLLASTSWAVRACPPSDRAALLAFKASLHEPYLGIFKSWTGTDCCHKWYGVSCDQGTRRVADINLRGESEDPIFERAKRTGYMTGTISPAICRLTRLSSITIADWKGISGEIPRCISNLPFLRILDLIGNKLTGPLPSDIGRLQRLTVLNVADNQISGTIPESLTKISSLMHLDLRNNKISGKLPQDFNRLTMLSRALLSKNMLTGPIPASISQIYRLADLDLSLNQLSGPIPASLGKMAVLATLNLDCNNITGTIPPSLIVSGISNLNLSRNDLHGFIPNVFGPRSYFTVIDLSYNRLRGNIPSTISSASFVGHLDLSHNHLCGKIPVGSPFDHLEASSFTFNDCLCGKPLRAC; from the coding sequence ATGAAGACACTTCTTGTAATAGTTGCGGTACTCTTGGCTAGTACTAGTTGGGCCGTGCGAGCATGTCCGCCATCAGACCGGGCGGCCCTGCTCGCTTTCAAAGCGAGCCTCCACGAGCCCTACTTAGGCATCTTCAAATCATGGACTGGCACCGACTGCTGCCACAAATGGTACGGTGTCAGCTGCGACCAGGGAACCCGCCGTGTCGCCGATATAAACCTCCGTGGAGAATCCGAGGACCCTATTTTCGAACGTGCCAAAAGAACTGGCTACATGACCGGTACCATCTCGCCGGCCATCTGCCGCCTCACTCGCCTCTCCAGCATCACCATCGCCGACTGGAAGGGCATCTCTGGCGAGATTCCCCGGTGTATCTCCAACTTACCATTCCTCCGGATCCTTGACCTCATCGGAAACAAGCTCACCGGACCTCTCCCTTCTGACATCGGCCGCCTCCAGCGCCTCACCGTCCTCAACGTCGCCGACAATCAAATCTCAGGTACCATCCCCGAGTCTCTTACGAAGATCTCGTCCCTCATGCACCTCGACCTCCGCAACAACAAGATTTCCGGTAAGTTGCCGCAAGATTTCAACCGACTTACAATGCTCAGCCGCGCTTTGCTCAGCAAGAACATGCTCACTGGTCCCATCCCTGCTTCTATCTCTCAAATCTACCGTCTCGCCGATCTTGATCTCTCTCTTAACCAACTCTCCGGTCCCATTCCGGCCTCTCTAGGCAAAATGGCCGTCCTCGCAACGCTAAACCTAGACTGTAACAACATCACCGGAACTATTCCCCCGAGTTTGATAGTTTCAGGTATCAGCAACTTGAACTTAAGCCGAAACGACCTCCATGGTTTCATACCAAACGTGTTTGGTCCGAGATCTTACTTCACTGTCATAGACTTGTCGTACAATAGATTGAGAGGTAATATTCCGTCGACCATCTCGTCGGCTTCGTTCGTCGGTCACTTGGATTTGAGCCACAACCATCTCTGTGGGAAGATTCCGGTCGGTTCACCGTTCGACCACCTTGAAGCATCGTCGTTTACTTTCAATGATTGCTTATGTGGAAAGCCTCTAAGAGCTTGCTAA